CGGTTTGTCGCCGGCGGCTTGAAAATGCAAGCGAGAAGGGAGATCTCCATGAAGACACCGCCGATCGTCTCCGCCGCGGAGTGGGCCGACGCGCACCAGCGCCTGTTGGCGAAGGAGAAAGAGCTGACCCGGGCGCGCGACGCGCTGGCCGCCGAGCGCCGCCGGATGCCCTGGCTGCCCGTGGACAAGGACTACGTGTTCGACGGCCCGGACGGATCCGTCGACCTCTTGGGGCTTTTCCAGGGACGGCGCCAGCTGGTTCTGTACCGCGCGTTTTTCGAACCCGGGGTGCACGGCTGGCCCGATCACGGCTGCCCGGGCTGCTCGATGATCGCCGACCACATCGGTCATCTGGCGCACGTGAACGCCCGCGACACCACCCTGGCGTTCGTCTCGCGGGCGCCGCAGGCCGACATTCAGCGGTTGCGGCAGCGGATGGGGTGGCGGATGCCCTGGTACACGCTGACCGACGGCTTCGATGCTGACTTCGGCGTGCACGAATGGCACGGCACCAACGCGTTCATCCATGACGGGTCGCGCGTGTATCGCACCTACTTCGTCAACAACCGCGGCGACGAGGTGCTGGGCAACACGTGGAGCATCCTCGACATGACGGCGCTGGGTCGCCAGGAGGACTGGGAGGACTCTCCGGAGGGCTACCCGCAGACCAAGCCTTACGAGTGGTGGGCCTGGCACGACTCGTACACCGAGCACGTCCCGTCACGCTGGTTCGGGGAACCCGATCCCGATGACCCCAATGATCAACGGCCGCCCCGCAGTTGATTTGTGGAATACCCGAATTGCGCGGTGGCCTTGAACGGCCACGCGTGGAAATAGGGCTTTTGGAAGACCGCCCTACAAATATCGGTGGTTTGCCCGGCCGACGTGGTACCCGGCCGGAAACGACTTCTCGATGACCTGGAGGTGGTGGTCCACCCTGGATTCCAGCTCAAGGACTACGCAGCCGTCGCCGACGGCCTTTGATTCGAGAACGATGTACCGCTGGCCGCCGTCGGTGATCGGGTCACCCGAATGCAAATTCTCGACGGGCACCAATTCGGGGGTTCCGTGTGACTCCACCTTTGTCACAGTAGGTCAACTCGGCAGGCGAGGAAATAGTCTGGCCCGCGCGTCGCCATCGCCGTTGGAAAGCTATTCGGGCATTTCAGGTGCCGCCCCCGGTTGCTTGAAGTAGACGCTGACGCGCGAGATCAAGCCGCTCTGCGAGGCATCGTCACCTCGCTCGAAAAGCAGGCACTCCGGCCACTCGGTCGGAACGCCGTCGAACTCGAAGGACTCCGTCAGTTCGACGAACGACCGGCTCTCCACGTGCGAGACCCGGTGGATCTGCAGGCGATGCCCCTTCAGGCGGGTGATGACGTTGCGCAGGTAGGCGACGTACTCGTCTTTGCCTTCGACGACCTCACACCACGGACCTTCCCGTACCAGGCCTTCATCGGCCAGGGTGGCGGCGACGCCATCCCAGTCGTGGGCGGCCAGACAGGACAGGTAGCGCTCGATCACGCCAGTGGTGGCCCGTGTCATAAACAATTCACCGTCATAGCGACCAGTTCACCCCCCGATCGCGCGCGACCGCAAGAATGGGTGCGTGACCAGTCCGAGCCCAGCCCAGCTGCCGGCCGATGCGCCCGCCTGCTACCGGCATCCCGGCCGTCAGACGTACGTCCACTGCACCCGGTGCGAGCGGCCGATCTGCGGCGACTGCATGCGCAGCGCCGCCGTCGGGCACCAGTGTGTGGAGTGCGTGCAGGCCGGCGCCCGCACCATCCGGCCGGAGCGAACCCGCTTCGGCGGTCGGGAACGCTCGGGAGCACCGGTCGTCACCATTGCGCTGATTGTCGTCAACGTGCTGGCGTTCGTCGCCGAGATGGCGATCCCGGACGTGCAACGGCAGTTCGCGCTGTGGCCGCCCGCCGTCGCTGACGGGCAGCTCTACCGACTGGTGACTTCGGCGTTCCTGCATTACGGCCCGACGCACCTGCTGCTGAACATGTGGGCGCTGTACGTGGTGGGTCAACCGCTCGAAATGTGGCTGGGCCGTTTGCGATTCAGCGCGCTGTACGCTGTGAGCGGTCTGGGCGGCTCGGTGCTGGTGTATCTGTTGTCCCCGCTCAATACGGCCACGGCGGGCGCGTCGGGGGCGGTGTTCGGTCTGTTCGCCGCGACGTTCGTGGTGGCCCGGCGGCTAACCCTCGACGTCCGCTGGGTGGTCGCGGTGATCGTGTTCAACCTGGTCTTCACCTTCGTGGTGCCGCTGTTCAGCTCGCAGCAGATCAGCTGGCAAGGACACGTGGGCGGATTGGTCGCGGGTGGATTGCTCTCGGCGGCTTACGTGTACGCGCCGCGCCAGCGACGAGATCTGATCCAGGCGTCGGCGACGGTCGCCCTGCTGGTCCTGTTCGCTGTGTTGATCTGGTGGCGGACGGCGTCGTTGCTCGCCCAGTTCGCTTGACCGGTAGCTGGTGGGGTTGCTGGCGCAGTAGGTTGGCTGCCATGAGCTGGTGGACCGCTCACGCCGAGCGGACGTTGACCGAAGAGGTGCCCGCGCCGCCGGGCGAGGTTCGCGACTACTACGTCGACCTGGACAACATCAGACTGGTGCACCCGCTGATCGTGTCGGTGCAGCTGCTGTCCCGTACCGAGACCGCCGACGGCTACCGGGTGAGCTATCAAGTGGTGGACCGGATTCCGCTCGGGCCCATCGCCATGAAGGTCACCTACCGGGCGCGTCTGCAGGTCCCGGTCGACGGTGACGTGCATACCGAAGCCGACCAGTCACCCGGTGTGCGACTGCGCGCAACGGTGAGCTTCGATCCGATCGAAGGCGGCACCCGGGTCACCGAGCGGATACGGTTCGCCGCCCCCCGGCCGCTGGCCGCTTTCACCGTCCGCGAGGCAGTCAAGGCACACGCCAAGATGCTCTACGGCATCCGGCGTCACTTCGAATTGCGTTGACGCTGCTCAGATTGTCCACTCGGAGTTCAGCGCGCGCTCGGAAAGGTACTTGGTGGCGCTCCAGCCGCCGTCGACGACGATGGTCTGGCCGTTGATGAAGGCGCCGCCGGGCGAGCAGAGGAAAGCAACCGTTGCCGCGACGTCGTCCACCGTCCCCAATCGCTGATGTGGCGTCATCTCGACGTTGATCCGCCGGAACCGCTCATCGGCCAGCCGATGCTCGGTCATGGCGGTCTGGATGACACCGGGAGCCACTGCGTTGCAACGTATTCCCTGCGACCCGTACTGGCAGGCGATGTGTGTGGTCATCGCCGTCAGACCGCCTTTGGCCGCCGAGTAGGCGCCACCGCGCATGCCGCCCACCACCGCGAACGTCGACGTGATGTTCACGATCCCCGAGCCGGGCTGCAGGTGCGGCAGTACCTCGCGCACCAACCGGAACGGGGCGCGCAACATCAAACCCAGGAAAAGGTCCAGGGATTCGTCGTCGGTCTCGTGCAGGGGCTGCGGGCTGCCGATGCCGGCGGCGTTGACCAGGAAATCGATCCGGCCCCAGCGGGACAGCGCTGCGTCGACGATCCGGCGCGGGGCGTCGTCGGCGACGAGATCGACGGCCACGGTCCCGACCCGCTCGGGATCGCCGACCGCGGCTGCAAACCGGGTCAGCCTGCCTTCATCCCGTCCGGTTGCCAACACCGCCATTCCGGCGTCGGCAAGCTTTGCCGCACAACCGGACCCGATGCCGCCGGTCGCGCCTGTCACGATCGCTACCTGCATGTCAGTGCTCCGCCTCCAACAGCGCCGCCTTGATCTGGTGTTTGAGGACCTTTCCCGCGTCGTTCTTCGGCAAGTCGCCCCAGATGACGACCTGCTCGGGAGCTTTGAAGCGCGCAACGCCGGACGCCCCGAGAAAGTCCAGCAGGTTCTTCACGTCCGGCCCCGGTGTGGCGGTGGGAACGACGACGGCGCAGGCTCGTTCGCCGGTGCGTTCGTCCGGCAACCCGACGATGGCGACCTCGGCGATGCCGGGATGGTTGGCCAGCACGTCCTCGACTTCTTTCGGTGAGATGTTCTCGCCGTTCCGGATGATGATGTCCTTGGCCCGGCCGGTGACCACGAGGTACTCGTCGTCGACCCAGCGCGCCAGATCTCCGGTGCGGAAATAGCCGTCGGCGTCGAAGGATTCGTCTTCGTCTTCCGGATGAAGGTAGCCGACGAGCATCTGCGGGCCCCGCACGCGCATTTCACCGTCCACGAGTTTCACGTCGGCCACTCCGGGCCGCCCGTCGGTGTCGGCCGCGTGATCGCGATCGTCGGGCGAACCGACCGTCGTCACCGGAACTTCCGTGGACCCGTACACCCGGGTGACCAGAGTGGATGCGAAATATGCTGCGGCCCTTCTGATCAAGGTCGGAGACACGGAGGCGCCACCGCAGATGAAGACCTTCAGGTCGGGCAACCGGGTGCCCGCCCGTTGGGCGGCCGCCAGCAGTTGATCCAGGAACGGTGTGGCGCCCGCCATGTGCGTGCAGCCTTCGGTCACCATTAGCCGCGCCGCGGTGTCGGCATCCCAGCGTTCCAGCAGAATCGCGGTGACACCCAACAGCAGTGGCGCCTCGAAGGCGTAGATCGACCCGCCGATATGCGCGATCGGCGACGCCACCAGGAACACGTCCCCCGGCTCGACCAGCCAGTGCCGGCCGATTTGTCGCAGCAGCGCATGGATCGAGTTGTGGCTGTGCAGAACTCCTTTCGGACGTCCCGTGGTACCAGAGGTGTACAGGATCATGCGCACGGCATCGGGGTCGAGTGCGGGGAGCGTCCCGGCGACATTGGCCAGCGAGCCGAACGGGATCTGGCCGGGCCCACAATCTCCGCGCAGCACAACCACATCCGGCGGCGACTTCAGCTGCTCGGTGACCCTGCCCAGCATCGCCGCGAAGTCGTGATGTCCGAACACCGACGGAATGAACACCATCCGGCTGTCGGCGTCCTCGAGGATGAAGCGCAGTTCCCGGTCCCGCAGTGAGGGCAGGATCGGATTGGCCACCATGCCAGCCAGCGTGCCGGCCAGGTAAATCACCGCGGCCTCATGCCAATTGGGCAGCATGAACGACACCACGCTGCCCGGCGGGACACGCGCCAGCATCGCGCGGGCCAGCGCCGCCGCCTGCCGGTACAGTTCCCGGCAGGTCAGGCGGTGATTGCCGTCGATCAGCGCTACCCGCTCAGGCGTTCGCTCGGCCGCCTCGCGCAGGGCGTCCGCCACGGTGTTGTCGACCCACCATCCCTGGGCGTAGGCAGCCGCGGCTCGTTCGTCATCCCAGCGAAGCCATCGCCCGCCGATCAGTTTCCTAGCCATTACCAGCCATTTCTAGCCGCGTATTCGCCGCATTGTCATCGAATGCCGGAATCGCGATGCCGGGTGCGTGTTGATCGTCACCTGCGCAACCCGATCATCAGAAGCGCGGTAAGTGCGTTGCACCTGCAATGCCGGGGTTCCGGGCTCGACGTCGAGGGCGGCGGCAAGCTCGGCCGGCAGCAGCACCGCGACGATCTCCTGTTGCACCTCAACGATACTGAGCCCGAACAGATCCTCGATCAACGGGAAAATGGGGCCGTCGTGGCGCTGCAGCAGGCGGCCGACCGCCGCGAACTCGCGATTGATGTAGTACTCGGTGCGGCACAGCGGCGATGCGGACTCCACGGCTTGGCGCGCGCCACGAACCGACAGCCATTGCTCGCCCACGGCCAGGCCTGTGCGCACGGACAGGTCGTCGTCGATGCCGACCATGGCGACGGACTCGATTGCGAACCGGGTCCCCGAGGCGAAGTCCAACAAGTCGTTGATCGACATAACGTGCTGCACATAGGAATCCGCGGAAGGTCGCGGGACCACGAGGGTTCCGGTCCGCGGCCGCGATGACACCAGGTTGTCGTCGCGCAGCCTGCGCAGCGCCTCCCGGACGGTGTAGCGGCTGACCGCAAACCGCTCGCACAACTCGTGCTCGGTCGGCAGCTGGGAACCGACCGGATATACCCCGTCCACGATCTCCTTGCGCAGCGTACGGGCCACCTGAAGGTAGCGGTGGTCGACGACCTTTGCTTCGGTCAACGTTGTGGCCCTTCGGTTTCCCGGCGCAGCGCCAGCACGCTGCCCTCGGCGTCGGCGGAGATGTACAGGGTGCCGTCGGGTCCGGCGGCGAGCCCCGCGAACGGTCCCTGCGGCCCGGAGAACGGCGGCATCCCACGCAGTGGTTTGGGGATGACGCCGGGCGGCGCGCCGACCGGCAGGTCTGAAGCGACGGTGACCCGGGCCCCGCTGTCCAGGTCGACGGCGACGAGTTCCTTTGCGCCGGAATCCACGACGTACACCTGCCGGTCCCGCACCAGTAGCCCCTGCGGTTGCTGCAGCCCCTCGATCAACGGCCCGCCGCCCACCCGCAACACCCGACCCGCGCCGGCCTCGGACACCAGGCACGTCCCGTCGGGGGCTATGGCCACACCGACGGGCTCATGCAGGCCGGATGCCAGAACTTCCACGTCACCCGCCCGGATGCTCAGCACCCGGCCGGCGCCCAGCTCGGCCACCACTATGGCGCCTCCGGGCGCGATGGCGACGCCATACAGCTGATCGAAACCCTGTGCCAGCACCTCGCTTTCGCTGCTCGCCGGTCGATAGCGGGCAACCTCTCCGTTCGAAGTGGTGACGATGAACTCGCCGGGTCCCGCCGGTGCCAGGCCACGCAGAAAGCCGGGATAGCCGGGACTGAACAGCATGCCGGCGGTGTGCAGCGCACCATCGATCAGCTCGTAGAAATATGTTCCGTCGGCTATGTAGAGGTTGCCGTCGGCGCCTACCGCAAGGTCCAACGGCCAGTTCAGCCCGCCGCCGAGCACCGTCCGGGTCTGGCCGTCCCCGAGGATTTCGGTGATCTCACCGGTGAAGTTCGAGACGAACAACCGGTTGTCAACGAAGGTCAGGTTGTCCAGACCAGGATTCAGCTGCGCCAGGACATTAGTTTGCCCGGTACGCGGGTCGATGCGCAGCACCTGGCCGCTGTGCACTTGCGTGGAAACCAGATAGCCCTCGGCATCGAACTTGACCGCATCCGGCACGCCCAGGTCGCCCGCCACCCGTTGCGGATCGCCGCCGTCCGGGTCGATGCGCCAGATTTCGTTGGCGCCCATCACCGGGAAATACAGGAGCCCGTCGGGACCGACTTCCATCGCGTTCGGCGACGGCACGTTCTCCAGCAGCACCCTGGGCGGGCCGCCGGCACAATCGAGTTCCACCAGACGTCCCCCCGCGCGGCATTCGCCGATGAACAACCGGCCCCGGTGAACGGTGATGCCGTTGGCGGACGGCAGGTCGTCCCGCAACACACGGATGTGGCCGCGGGTGTCGCGCATGCTCACCCGGCCGTCCATCACCTCGGTGGCGTACAGGTTGCCCTCCAAATCGAAGGCCACGTCATCCGGCGCGACGATGTCGCCGCCCTTGGCGCTCACCGTGTCGATTTGTCCGGTCTGCGGGTCGAGCGCGCTGATCTGACTGCCGGTCACCTGCGCGATGTAGACGCGGCCGTCGGGGCCGGTGCGCAGACCGTTGGCCCCGAATAGGCGGCTGGGCTCGGTGACTCGCGTCAGGGCCCAGCCCTCCGCGACGCGCGGTGGCCGCGCGGCGCTGTAGCGAGCAGCCTTCACCGCTCGGACGATAGCAATGCGCCGTGGTCCAGACAATAGCGAGCACCAAGTACGCTAGCGCCCTTGACGTGCGGGCTGCCTAAAGAGAATCATGCTCTCTAATGAGTGCACGTCATTATCATGTCCGGACAATTGGATGAACACCGCCCAGCTGAGCCTCGCCGGGAGAGCCGTGGTGGTAGCCGGCGCCGCCGGCGGCGGGATCGGCACCACCGTGGCACGCGTCGTCGCGGAGGCCGGCGCGACCGTGGTCGCGGTCAGTCGTGGCCGTGCAAATCTCGACCAGCACATCGGGCCGCTGATGGACGAAGGACTGCCGGTCGTTCCGGTGGTCGCCGACGTGTCCACCGATGACGGCGTGGCCTCCGTGATGGAGGCAGCGACCGGCGCCGGCGACGAGCTCTACGGACTGGTGAATGTCGCCGGCGGCGCCGACCCGTCGACGTGGATGCCGGCCACCCGGGTGACCCGGAGCGACTGGCGGGATCTGTTCACGCAGAACCTCGAGACGATGTTCTTCATGAGCCAGGCCGTGGCCGCCGAACTCAGGCGCCGCCGACTCCCCGGCTCGATCGTGTCGATCTCGTCGATCAGCGGGATGAATACCGCCCCGTTCCACATTGCCTACGGCACCGCCAAGGCCGCCATCGTCGCGGTAACCCGGTCCATGGCAGCCGAATTGGCCTGTGCGGATGCCGGGCACGCCATCCGGGTCAACGCCGTGGCCCCCGGTGTCACCGCGACACCGGCGTCACAGACCTACACCGACCACGATCCGGCCCGCGACCGTCAAGCCATCGCCATGGGGCGGCGCGGCCGACCCGACGAGGTGGCCGGCGCGGTGTTGTTCCTGCTGTCGGACCTGTCGTCGTACATCACCGGGCAGACGTTGCTGGTCGACGGGGGCCTGAACCTCAAGTGGGGGCATCTGGGTGCTGACAACACCTCGCTGTTCCTCAAGGACGAATCGTTCCGCGCGGCGATCAAGCAGTGGGACTAGAAGGAACGAGATATGGACCGAGATAGGGACGCAGACCTGAGCGAACCCATGACCATCGCCGTCGAGGCCTACCTCTCGCAGGACTATGCCCGCGCCGAACGAGACAAGTTGTGGCGCAGGGTGTGGCAGCAGGTGGGCCGGGTGGAGGATCTCCCCAGGGTCGGCAGCTACCTGACCTACGACATCCTTGACGACTCGATCCTGGTGGTGCGCACCGGTCCCGACACCTTCAAGGCCCATCACAACGTATGCGTGCACCGCGGGCGCCGCCTCGTTGACACCCCCCTCGGCGCCAAAAATGCTTGCGGACAGAAGAAGTCGTTCGTCTGCGGCTTCCACGGCTGGACCTACGACCAGGACGGCACCTGCATTCACATCCCCGAGCAGGCCGACTGGCAGGGCGCGCTGACCCCGGAAA
This genomic stretch from Mycobacterium paragordonae harbors:
- a CDS encoding SMP-30/gluconolactonase/LRE family protein, producing MAIVRAVKAARYSAARPPRVAEGWALTRVTEPSRLFGANGLRTGPDGRVYIAQVTGSQISALDPQTGQIDTVSAKGGDIVAPDDVAFDLEGNLYATEVMDGRVSMRDTRGHIRVLRDDLPSANGITVHRGRLFIGECRAGGRLVELDCAGGPPRVLLENVPSPNAMEVGPDGLLYFPVMGANEIWRIDPDGGDPQRVAGDLGVPDAVKFDAEGYLVSTQVHSGQVLRIDPRTGQTNVLAQLNPGLDNLTFVDNRLFVSNFTGEITEILGDGQTRTVLGGGLNWPLDLAVGADGNLYIADGTYFYELIDGALHTAGMLFSPGYPGFLRGLAPAGPGEFIVTTSNGEVARYRPASSESEVLAQGFDQLYGVAIAPGGAIVVAELGAGRVLSIRAGDVEVLASGLHEPVGVAIAPDGTCLVSEAGAGRVLRVGGGPLIEGLQQPQGLLVRDRQVYVVDSGAKELVAVDLDSGARVTVASDLPVGAPPGVIPKPLRGMPPFSGPQGPFAGLAAGPDGTLYISADAEGSVLALRRETEGPQR
- a CDS encoding nuclear transport factor 2 family protein, whose amino-acid sequence is MTRATTGVIERYLSCLAAHDWDGVAATLADEGLVREGPWCEVVEGKDEYVAYLRNVITRLKGHRLQIHRVSHVESRSFVELTESFEFDGVPTEWPECLLFERGDDASQSGLISRVSVYFKQPGAAPEMPE
- a CDS encoding AMP-binding protein, translating into MARKLIGGRWLRWDDERAAAAYAQGWWVDNTVADALREAAERTPERVALIDGNHRLTCRELYRQAAALARAMLARVPPGSVVSFMLPNWHEAAVIYLAGTLAGMVANPILPSLRDRELRFILEDADSRMVFIPSVFGHHDFAAMLGRVTEQLKSPPDVVVLRGDCGPGQIPFGSLANVAGTLPALDPDAVRMILYTSGTTGRPKGVLHSHNSIHALLRQIGRHWLVEPGDVFLVASPIAHIGGSIYAFEAPLLLGVTAILLERWDADTAARLMVTEGCTHMAGATPFLDQLLAAAQRAGTRLPDLKVFICGGASVSPTLIRRAAAYFASTLVTRVYGSTEVPVTTVGSPDDRDHAADTDGRPGVADVKLVDGEMRVRGPQMLVGYLHPEDEDESFDADGYFRTGDLARWVDDEYLVVTGRAKDIIIRNGENISPKEVEDVLANHPGIAEVAIVGLPDERTGERACAVVVPTATPGPDVKNLLDFLGASGVARFKAPEQVVIWGDLPKNDAGKVLKHQIKAALLEAEH
- a CDS encoding rhomboid family intramembrane serine protease, with the translated sequence MTSPSPAQLPADAPACYRHPGRQTYVHCTRCERPICGDCMRSAAVGHQCVECVQAGARTIRPERTRFGGRERSGAPVVTIALIVVNVLAFVAEMAIPDVQRQFALWPPAVADGQLYRLVTSAFLHYGPTHLLLNMWALYVVGQPLEMWLGRLRFSALYAVSGLGGSVLVYLLSPLNTATAGASGAVFGLFAATFVVARRLTLDVRWVVAVIVFNLVFTFVVPLFSSQQISWQGHVGGLVAGGLLSAAYVYAPRQRRDLIQASATVALLVLFAVLIWWRTASLLAQFA
- a CDS encoding DUF899 domain-containing protein, which gives rise to MKTPPIVSAAEWADAHQRLLAKEKELTRARDALAAERRRMPWLPVDKDYVFDGPDGSVDLLGLFQGRRQLVLYRAFFEPGVHGWPDHGCPGCSMIADHIGHLAHVNARDTTLAFVSRAPQADIQRLRQRMGWRMPWYTLTDGFDADFGVHEWHGTNAFIHDGSRVYRTYFVNNRGDEVLGNTWSILDMTALGRQEDWEDSPEGYPQTKPYEWWAWHDSYTEHVPSRWFGEPDPDDPNDQRPPRS
- a CDS encoding SDR family NAD(P)-dependent oxidoreductase; amino-acid sequence: MQVAIVTGATGGIGSGCAAKLADAGMAVLATGRDEGRLTRFAAAVGDPERVGTVAVDLVADDAPRRIVDAALSRWGRIDFLVNAAGIGSPQPLHETDDESLDLFLGLMLRAPFRLVREVLPHLQPGSGIVNITSTFAVVGGMRGGAYSAAKGGLTAMTTHIACQYGSQGIRCNAVAPGVIQTAMTEHRLADERFRRINVEMTPHQRLGTVDDVAATVAFLCSPGGAFINGQTIVVDGGWSATKYLSERALNSEWTI
- a CDS encoding SRPBCC family protein, which produces MSWWTAHAERTLTEEVPAPPGEVRDYYVDLDNIRLVHPLIVSVQLLSRTETADGYRVSYQVVDRIPLGPIAMKVTYRARLQVPVDGDVHTEADQSPGVRLRATVSFDPIEGGTRVTERIRFAAPRPLAAFTVREAVKAHAKMLYGIRRHFELR
- a CDS encoding SDR family NAD(P)-dependent oxidoreductase — its product is MNTAQLSLAGRAVVVAGAAGGGIGTTVARVVAEAGATVVAVSRGRANLDQHIGPLMDEGLPVVPVVADVSTDDGVASVMEAATGAGDELYGLVNVAGGADPSTWMPATRVTRSDWRDLFTQNLETMFFMSQAVAAELRRRRLPGSIVSISSISGMNTAPFHIAYGTAKAAIVAVTRSMAAELACADAGHAIRVNAVAPGVTATPASQTYTDHDPARDRQAIAMGRRGRPDEVAGAVLFLLSDLSSYITGQTLLVDGGLNLKWGHLGADNTSLFLKDESFRAAIKQWD
- a CDS encoding GntR family transcriptional regulator; this encodes MTEAKVVDHRYLQVARTLRKEIVDGVYPVGSQLPTEHELCERFAVSRYTVREALRRLRDDNLVSSRPRTGTLVVPRPSADSYVQHVMSINDLLDFASGTRFAIESVAMVGIDDDLSVRTGLAVGEQWLSVRGARQAVESASPLCRTEYYINREFAAVGRLLQRHDGPIFPLIEDLFGLSIVEVQQEIVAVLLPAELAAALDVEPGTPALQVQRTYRASDDRVAQVTINTHPASRFRHSMTMRRIRG